One segment of Primulina tabacum isolate GXHZ01 chromosome 6, ASM2559414v2, whole genome shotgun sequence DNA contains the following:
- the LOC142549496 gene encoding RING-H2 finger protein ATL43 translates to MGNLNLLPFLWLFLFMIFMSNFSFTTALDDGDIASTRYAPPPPPATPQQAISESSGSSRVTPFKPGITIIVGVLTAIFSITFLLLLYVKHCKRGTNVSSSRGHLPSRNHSGINRKVIESLPMFRFSSLRGQKDGLECAVCLNKFEADEVLRLLPKCKHAFHVECVDTWLDAHSTCPLCRYRVDPEDVLLVVDFHDSRSLFNNQETPCPSAMLSPGIIVNPRISGRHSSAAERGRSMEIIVEDPGEASRGRVSLDSWKSRRKPKINEPEHSMRRSVSEVGKPGKAPVVAENTGRKSLDSWRSFCMKSGHETRKDGQLLVAQNGEKHRLEHRIIISTEETGASDQHQRWSDVQPSELLYLKSEMIMSERREEEESGRGVITGRSVSEITGVGRYRSNERERQEVREGVVMRWLAWISQSPQYKHQKPAVQSSSSSSSAVVVWH, encoded by the coding sequence ATGGGCAATCTCAATCTTTTGCCCTTCCTCTGGCTATTCTTGTTCATGATTTTCATGAGTAATTTCTCCTTTACAACAGCATTAGATGACGGTGATATTGCCAGCACCCGTTACGCTCCTCCGCCTCCTCCCGCGACGCCGCAGCAGGCGATTTCGGAGTCTTCGGGAAGTTCTCGAGTCACCCCGTTCAAGCCGGGAATCACCATAATTGTCGGAGTGCTCACGGCTATATTTTCAATCACTTTTTTGTTACTTTTGTACGTGAAGCATTGCAAGAGGGGTACTAACGTCAGCAGTTCCAGGGGTCATCTACCATCCAGGAATCATTCAGGAATCAATAGAAAAGTAATCGAATCTCTTCCCATGTTTCGATTCTCATCGCTGAGAGGGCAAAAAGACGGCTTGGAATGCGCGGTTTGTCTCAACAAATTCGAGGCCGACGAGGTGCTGAGGCTGCTGCCTAAATGCAAACACGCGTTCCACGTCGAGTGTGTGGATACATGGCTCGACGCGCACTCCACATGCCCACTCTGCAGGTACCGGGTCGACCCGGAAGACGTGCTCCTCGTGGTGGATTTCCACGACAGCAGATCCTTGTTTAACAATCAAGAAACACCATGCCCCAGCGCAATGCTGTCCCCCGGCATTATCGTGAACCCGAGGATCTCCGGGCGGCATTCATCCGCGGCGGAGAGAGGAAGATCGATGGAAATCATAGTGGAGGATCCCGGGGAGGCTTCGAGAGGAAGAGTTTCGTTGGATAGTTGGAAATCCAGGAGGAAACCCAAGATCAACGAACCAGAACACTCGATGAGGAGAAGTGTAAGCGAGGTCGGAAAACCCGGGAAGGCGCCGGTAGTAGCGGAAAACACGGGCAGAAAATCCCTGGACAGCTGGAGGTCATTTTGCATGAAATCGGGGCACGAGACCCGGAAAGACGGACAGCTGTTGGTTGCGCAGAATGGAGAGAAACATCGCCTGGAACATCGGATCATAATCTCCACGGAAGAAACAGGTGCGTCGGATCAACACCAGCGTTGGAGCGACGTGCAACCGTCGGAGTTACTGTATCTGAAGTCAGAGATGATAATGAGCGAGAGAAGGGAAGAAGAGGAGAGTGGCAGAGGTGTAATTACGGGGAGAAGCGTGTCTGAAATCACAGGAGTTGGTAGGTATAGGAGTAATGAGAGAGAGAGACAAGAAGTTAGAGAAGGGGTTGTAATGAGGTGGTTGGCTTGGATTTCACAATCCCCACAGTACAAGCATCAGAAGCCAGCTGTACAATCCtcgtcttcttcttcttccgcTGTTGTCGTTTggcattaa
- the LOC142549493 gene encoding uncharacterized protein LOC142549493 isoform X1 — protein sequence MPIKSESSTPPPRIGKIGPYTVFVTPPATPNATPKPISPRKVDPVEDPIQKPVQAPTTPPVMAPPAQFYKEKPSSFSFIWDAVAKVQSAHASIDEQVAHWFGLNQSKYQWALDDYYETNGKNQTEAKTRTKPGKLENV from the exons atgccaATCAAGAGCGAATCGTCGACTCCGCCGCCGAGAATCGGCAAGATCGGGCCATACACCGTGTTTGTGACTCCTCCAGCTACACCCAATGCCACCCCAAAACCGATTTCTCCTAGAAAAGTCGACCCGGTGGAGGACCCGATTCAGAAGCCGGTTCAGGCCCCAACGACTCCCCCAGTTATGGCTCCGCCAGCACAGTTCTACAAAGAAAAGCCCTCTTCTTTTTCTTTCATCTGGGATGCCGTTGCGAAAGTTCAAAGTG CCCATGCGAGTATAGACGAGCAAGTGGCGCATTGGTTTGGCTTGAACCAGTCGAAATATCAATGGGCACTAGATGATTACTATGAAACCAATGGAAAG AATCAAACAGAGGCGAAGACACGGACTAAACCTGGAAAATTAGAGAATGTATAA
- the LOC142549492 gene encoding adagio protein 1-like codes for MEWDSNSESDLSSVDEEEEEEEDEVGEGLGFLLRKSGGGELPFPVDALLQPANCGFVVTDALEPDNPIIYVNSAFEMVTGYRAEEVLGRNCRFLQCRGPYAKRRHPLVDPTVVAEIRRCLEVGIEFRGELLNFRKDGWPMMNKLHMTPIYGEDETLTHIIAIQVFLETNLDLGSLPGSSAKESAGASERLRFKFSPHGAVSDGIRNINRGVCGIMELSDEVLALKILSRLTPRDISSVGSVCRQFYELTKNEDLWRLVCQNAWGSETTQVLETVSGAKQLGWGRLARELTTLEALAWRKLTVGGIVEPSRCNFSACAVGSRVVLFGGEGVNMQPMNDTFVLDLNSCKPEWQHFKVSSPPPGRWGHTLSCVNGSHLVLFGGCGREGLLNDVFILDLDAKHPTWREISSLAPPLPRSWHSSCTLDGTKLIVSGGCADSGVLLSDTFLLDLSLERPVWREIPVTWAPPSRLGHTLSVYGGRKILMFGGLAKSGPLRFRSSDVFTMDLSEEEPCWRSVTGSGMPGSGNPGGIAPPPRLDHVALNLPGGRIVVFGGSVAGLHSASQLYILDPMEEKPTWRILNVPGRPPRFAWGHSTCVVGGTRVIVLGGQTGEEWMLGELHELSLASSVV; via the exons ATGGAGTGGGACAGCAACTCGGAATCCGATCTGAGCAGCGTGgatgaggaggaggaggaggaggaggacgaGGTTGGAGAAGGATTAGGGTTTCTGTTGCGGAAGAGCGGTGGCGGGGAATTGCCGTTCCCTGTCGACGCGCTTTTGCAACCTGCGAATTGTGGATTTGTCGTCACGGATGCTTTGGAGCCAGATAATCCTATAATTTACGTTAATTCTGCGTTCGAGATGGTTACTGGGTATCGGGCGGAGGAAGTTCTTGGTCGTAACTG TCGTTTTTTGCAATGTCGAGGCCCATATGCTAAGAGAAGGCATCCTCTTGTGGATCCCACTGTAGTTGCTGAGATACGAAGATGCCTTGAAGTAGGGATTGAATTTCGAGGAGAGTTGTTAAATTTTAGAAAAGATGGATGGCCAATGATGAATAAATTGCATATGACCCCTATATATGGCGAAGACGAAACGTTAACTCATATAATTGCCATACAGGTCTTTTTAGAAACAAATCTTGATTTGGGTTCACTTCCAGGATCATCAGCCAAGGAATCTGCTGGAGCATCTGAACGGTTAAGATTTAAATTTTCTCCTCATGGAGCAGTTTCAGATGGGATCAGAAATATTAACCGTGGTGTTTGTGGAATTATGGAGTTAAGTGATGAAGTTCTTGCACTGAAGATTCTTTCGCGGCTGACACCGAGGGACATTTCATCTGTGGGCTCTGTATGTCGGCAATTTTATGAGCTGACAAAGAATGAAGATCTATGGCGATTGGTGTGTCAAAATGCATGGGGCAGTGAAACAACTCAAGTGTTAGAAACTGTTTCTGGTGCTAAACAACTAGGGTGGGGCAGATTGGCAAGGGAACTTACCACTCTTGAAGCGCTAGCTTGGAGAAAGCTGACTGTTGGAGGCATTGTTGAACCCTCACGTTGCAACTTCAGTGCATGCGCGGTCGGGAGTCGTGTGGTTCTTTTTGGTGGAGAGGGTGTGAACATGCAACCCATGAATGATACTTTCGTGCTGGACCTGAACTCTTGCAAGCCAGAGTGGCAACATTTCAAAGTTAGCTCTCCACCTCCTGGGCGATGGGGTCACACCCTTTCTTGTGTTAATGGTTCTCATCTTGTCCTGTTTGGTGGTTGTGGGAGAGAAGGTTTACTTAATgatgtttttattttagattTGGATGCTAAACATCCCACATGGCGTGAAATATCCAGCTTGGCTCCTCCACTTCCTAGATCTTGGCATAGTTCCTGCACCCTTGATGGGACCAAACTGATTGTTTCTGGTGGCTGTGCAGATTCTGGGGTGCTTCTCAGCGACACCTTCTTACTCGATCTTTCATTGGAAAGACCTGTATGGCGAGAGATACCCGTCACTTGGGCTCCACCTTCAAGATTGGGCCACACATTGTCTGTTTATGGTGGCAGGAAAATATTGATGTTTGGTGGTCTTGCCAAGAGCGGCCCTCTTCGTTTCCGGTCAAGTGATGTGTTCACCATGGATTTGAGCGAGGAAGAACCGTGTTGGAGAAGTGTGACTGGGAGTGGCATGCCTGGTTCTGGGAATCCTGGAGGAATCGCTCCTCCTCCTCGACTAGATCACGTGGCTCTGAATCTTCCTGGTGGTAGGATTGTTGTTTTTGGTGGCTCGGTGGCTGGCCTTCACTCTGCATCCCAGCTCTATATACTTGATCCAATGGAAGAGAAGCCAACATGGAGGATTCTAAATGTACCGGGGAGACCCCCAAGATTTGCGTGGGGACATAGCACGTGTGTTGTTGGGGGGACGAGAGTTATAGTCCTTGGAGGTCAAACTGGGGAAGAGTGGATGCTAGGTGAGCTTCACGAACTCTCTCTTGCAAGCTCTGTCGTCTGA
- the LOC142549493 gene encoding uncharacterized protein LOC142549493 isoform X2, giving the protein MPIKSESSTPPPRIGKIGPYTVFVTPPATPNATPKPISPRKVDPVEDPIQKPVQAPTTPPVMAPPAQFYKEKPSSFSFIWDAVAKVQSAHASIDEQVAHWFGLNQSKYQWALDDYYETNGKRRRHGLNLEN; this is encoded by the exons atgccaATCAAGAGCGAATCGTCGACTCCGCCGCCGAGAATCGGCAAGATCGGGCCATACACCGTGTTTGTGACTCCTCCAGCTACACCCAATGCCACCCCAAAACCGATTTCTCCTAGAAAAGTCGACCCGGTGGAGGACCCGATTCAGAAGCCGGTTCAGGCCCCAACGACTCCCCCAGTTATGGCTCCGCCAGCACAGTTCTACAAAGAAAAGCCCTCTTCTTTTTCTTTCATCTGGGATGCCGTTGCGAAAGTTCAAAGTG CCCATGCGAGTATAGACGAGCAAGTGGCGCATTGGTTTGGCTTGAACCAGTCGAAATATCAATGGGCACTAGATGATTACTATGAAACCAATGGAAAG AGGCGAAGACACGGACTAAACCTGGAAAATTAG
- the LOC142548211 gene encoding uncharacterized protein LOC142548211 has protein sequence MGRPPCCDKVGIKKGPWTPEEDIILVSYIQEHGPGNWRAVPTNTGLSRCSKSCRLRWTNYLRPGIKRGNFTSHEEGMIIHLQALLGNKWAAIATYLPLRTDNDIKNYWNTHLKKKLTKFQTGMNHSQMLSDSAANYPQLMSERCGDQRKTDSHIFSNQHSSSSEKISSLYASSADNISRLLQGWMRSSPQPNNTSHIDKFQNCSSSDKFQTEASFEGFIPPQIEHHDQHKNGDSIPSDELEHNLSSHHLYRDSSQKGYENIEFLDNQKAPKFEIYTIILHCHFLTTGYSMKV, from the exons ATGGGGAGGCCTCCATGTTGTGATAAAGTTGGGATCAAGAAAGGTCCATGGACTCCTGAAGAAGACATCATCTTAGTCTCTTACATTCAAGAACACGGTCCAGGGAATTGGAGAGCTGTGCCCACTAATACCG GTTTGTCAAGGTGCAGCAAGAGTTGCAGGCTCAGGTGGACTAATTACCTAAGGCCAGGGATCAAGAGAGGAAATTTCACCTCACATGAAGAAGGGATGATCATTCATCTTCAAGCTTTATTGGGTAACAA ATGGGCTGCTATTGCGACATACTTGCCACTAAGAACAGATAATGACATCAAGAACTACTGGAACACTCACTTGAAGAAAAAGTTGACGAAATTTCAGACTGGTATGAATCATTCCCAAATGTTATCCGATTCAGCAGCTAATTATCCTCAACTCATGTCGGAAAGATGTGGTGATCAACGCAAAACGGATAGCCATATCTTTAGCAATCAACACTCCAGCTCAAGCGAAAAAATTTCTTCGCTATACGCTTCTAGCGCAGATAACATATCAAGACTTCTACAAGGATGGATGAGATCGTCCCCTCAGCCTAACAACACTTCCCACATTGACAAATTCCAAAACTGTTCGAGTTCAGACAAATTTCAAACTGAAGCTTCATTTGAAGGTTTCATTCCCCCGCAGATCGAACATCATGATCAGCACAAGAATGGCGATAGTATTCCAAGTGATGAATTGGAACATAATTTGTCATCTCATCATCTATATCGTGATTCTAGCCAAAAGGGTTATGAGAACATTGAATTTCTTGATAATCAAAAGGCTCCGAAATTCGAAATCTACACGATCATCCTCCATTGTCATTTCTTGACAACTGGCTATTCGATGAAGGTGTAA
- the LOC142549497 gene encoding F-box protein SKIP24: MSTLPDELLRRIMEIGIQSGTLVCADLCRLSIVCRSFRLLAADDSLWLHLLFSDFPSSRNDLNLIITEVSSSDADADAKLKRLYRVRYESDRNRKRQQQICAVLKLEGKVAEHLGKIRRIELHILEEKDKLNKADAELKYLCQVRHASVALNVWQPELIRARQEQMIRQCTVPVKSRIKILDMELNSCKHQIACLRKSLIIEKRRLCEAEEKLASLKYHPLQDVEASSLRSGERRITNKKLKLSTTLKL, from the exons ATGTCGACGCTTCCAGACGAGCTGTTGAGAAGAATAATGGAAATCGGAATCCAATCGGGAACCCTTGTTTGTGCTGACCTCTGTCGCCTTTCCATTGTCTGTCGCAGCTTCCGCTTGTTAGCCGCCGACGATTCTCTCTGGTTGCATCTTCTCTTTTCCGACTTCCCTTCCTCTCGAAACGATCTTAATTTGATTATTACCGAAGTCTCATCTTCCGATGCCGATGCCGATGCCAAGCTCAAGAGACTCTACAGAGTGAG ATATGAGTCCGACAGAAACCGGAAGCGCCAACAGCAGATTTGTGCTGTTTTGAAATTAGAGGGCAAAGTAGCGGAGCATTTGGGTAAAATTCGGAGGATTGAACTTCATATTTTAGAGGAGAAAGATAAATTGAATAAAGCAGACGCTGAACTAAAATATTTATGCCAAGTCAG GCATGCTTCTGTTGCATTGAATGTTTGGCAGCCGGAGCTTATTCGAGCCAGGCAAGAGCAGATGATTCGGCAATGCACTGTACCTGTTAAATCTCGAATCAAGATACTTGATATGGAGCTTAACTCTTGCAAACATCAGATTGCATGTCTTCGGAAGAGCCTC ATCATTGAAAAGAGAAGGCTATGTGAAGCCGAGGAAAAGTTGGCTTCCCTAAAATATCACCCATTACAGGATGTTGAAGCTTCTAGTCTCAGATCAGGCGAGCGTAGAATTACGAATAAAAAGTTGAAACTTTCCACAACTTTGAAGTTGTAA
- the LOC142549491 gene encoding plasma membrane ATPase 4-like, with the protein MGGLSLEEIKNETVDLEKVPIEEVFQQLKCSREGLSSDEGANRIQIFGPNKLEEKKENKILKFLGFMWNPLSWVMEAAALMAIVLANGNGQPPDWQDFVGIICLLVINSTISFIEENNAGNAAAALMAGLAPKTKVLRDGRWSEQEAAILVPGDIISIKLGDIIPADARLLEGDPLKVDQSALTGESLPVTKNPYDEIFSGSTCKQGEIEAVVIATGVHTFFGKAAHLVDSTHQVGHFQKVLTAIGNFCICSIAVGMLAEIIVMYPIQHRAYRQGIDNLLVLLIGGIPIAMPTVLSVTMAIGSHKLSQQGAITKRMTAIEELAGMDVLCSDKTGTLTLNKLTVDKSLIEVFAKGVDSDHVLLLAARASRTENQDAIDCAIVGTLSDPKEARAGIREVHFFPFNPVDKRTALTYIDSNGNWHRASKGAPEQILTLCNCKEDFKKKVHSVINKFAERGLRSLAVASQEVPEKSKESPGSPWQFVGLLSLFDPPRHDSAETIRRALHLGVNVKMITGDQLAIAKETGRRLGMGVNMYPSASLLGQHKDESIAGLPVEELIEKADGFAGVFPEHKYEIVKKLQESKHIVGMTGDGVNDAPALKKADIGIAVADATDAARGASDIVLTEPGLSVIISAVLTSRAIFQRMKNYTIYAVSITIRIVFGFMLIALIWKFDFSPFMVLIIAILNDGTIMTISKDRVKPSPLPDSWKLKEIFSTGVVIGGYLAMMTVIFFWLMHTTSFFPDKFGVKDIRDSDHEMMAALYLQVSIVSQALIFVTRSRSWSYSERPGLLLMTAFVIAQTVATLLAVYANWGFARIKGCGWGWAGVIWIYSVVFYIPLDFIKFAIRYILSGNAWKNLYENKTAFTTKKDYGKEEREAQWALAQRTLHGLQPQEATNVSNEKNNYRELSEIAEQAKRRAEIARLRELHTLKGHVDSVVKLKGLDIETIQQHYTV; encoded by the exons ATGGGAGGCCTTAGTCTTGAAGAGATAAAAAATGAGACTGTTGATCTG GAAAAAGTTCCGATTGAAGAAGTGTTTCAGCAGCTGAAATGCAGCCGTGAGGGATTGAGTTCCGATGAAGGAGCCAACAGGATTCAAATATTTGGACCCAACAAGTTGGAAGAAAAGAAG GAAAACAAAATACTCAAGTTTCTTGGGTTCATGTGGAATCCCTTATCATGGGTCATGGAAGCCGCAGCTCTGATGGCTATCGTGCTCGCCAATGGCAACGGACAGCCCCCCGACTGGCAAGACTTCGTTGGGATCATTTGTTTGCTGGTTATCAACTCAACCATAAGTTTCATCGAAGAAAACAATGCCGGAAACGCTGCTGCAGCTCTCATGGCTGGTCTTGCTCCCAAAACTAAG GTCCTCAGAGATGGCAGATGGAGTGAGCAAGAAGCAGCCATTCTAGTTCCTGGGGACATTATAAGCATTAAACTAGGAGATATTATCCCTGCTGACGCCCGTCTTCTAGAAGGCGACCCCTTGAAAGTTGACCAATCAGCCCTCACTGGCGAATCCCTCCCGGTCACCAAGAATCCATATGATGAAATCTTCTCCGGTTCGACTTGCAAACAAGGCGAGATTGAGGCAGTTGTCATCGCCACCGGAGTGCACACATTCTTTGGGAAGGCGGCACATCTTGTGGACAGCACTCATCAAGTTGGGCACTTCCAGAAAGTACTCACTGCGATAGGGAACTTCTGTATCTGCTCCATAGCTGTTGGCATGCTTGCTGAGATAATCGTCATGTACCCAATTCAGCACAGGGCGTACAGGCAGGGGATCGATAATCTGCTCGTTCTTTTGATTGGAGGGATTCCAATTGCTATGCCTACGGTTTTGTCTGTAACGATGGCTATTGGATCCCACAAGCTGTCACAACAAGGTGCTATTACGAAGAGAATGACTGCCATTGAAGAATTGGCCGGAATGGATGTCCTGTGTAGTGATAAAACCGGGACTCTAACCCTCAATAAGCTGACTGTTGACAAAAGCTTGATTGAGGTATTTGCAAAGGGAGTCGATTCGGATCATGTGTTGCTTCTTGCTGCAAGGGCATCGAGAACCGAAAATCAAGACGCTATCGATTGTGCCATAGTTGGTACACTTTCTGATCCCAAGGAG GCAAGAGCTGGCATCAGAGAGGTGCATTTCTTTCCCTTCAACCCTGTGGACAAGAGGACGGCTTTGACTTACATTGATTCCAATGGGAATTGGCATCGAGCTAGCAAAGGCGCCCCTGAACAA ATTTTGACTCTGTGCAACTGCAAGGAAGACTTCAAGAAAAAGGTTCACTCTGTTATTAATAAATTTGCTGAACGCGGACTTCGGTCATTGGCTGTTGCTAGTCAG GAAGTTCCAGAGAAATCGAAGGAAAGCCCTGGTTCTCCATGGCAATTTGTTGGACTTCTGTCCCTATTCGATCCTCCGAGGCACGACAGTGCAGAGACGATCCGTAGAGCTTTGCATCTTGGCGTGAATGTGAAAATGATTACAG GTGATCAACTTGCCATTGCGAAGGAGACTGGGCGTAGGCTTGGAATGGGAGTTAACATGTATCCATCAGCTTCTTTACTCGGCCAACACAAAGATGAATCTATAGCTGGTCTTCCCGTGGAAGAACTTATAGAGAAAGCTGACGGCTTTGCTGGTGTTTTCCCTG AACACAAATACGAAATTGTGAAGAAGTTGCAAGAGAGTAAGCACATTGTTGGAATGACTGGAGATGGAGTTAATGACGCCCCCGCTCTAAAGAAAGCAGACATTGGAATTGCTGTTGCTGATGCCACCGATGCAGCCAGAGGTGCTTCTGATATCGTGTTGACTGAACCTGGTCTTAGTGTTATCATCAGTGCCGTGCTGACAAGTAGAGCTATTTTTCAGAGAATGAAGAATTACACT ATTTATGCAGTTTCTATCACAATCCGCATCGTG TTTGGCTTCATGCTTATTGCTTTGATCTGGAAGTTCGATTTCTCTCCATTCATGGTTTTGATCATTGCCATTCTCAATGATG GTACAATTATGACAATTTCGAAGGATAGAGTGAAGCCATCTCCATTGCCAGATAGCTGGAAACTCAAAGAAATCTTTTCCACAGGAGTAGTAATCGGAGGCTACCTTGCAATGATGACTGTTATATTCTTCTGGCTGATGCACACAACGAGCTTCTTCCCG GACAAGTTTGGAGTAAAAGACATTAGAGACAGTGATCATGAAATGATGGCTGCTCTTTACTTGCAAGTGAGTATCGTTAGCCAGGCCCTCATATTCGTTACCAGATCACGAAGCTGGTCCTATTCTGAACGCCCTGGTCTCCTGCTGATGACTGCTTTTGTGATCGCCCAGACG GTTGCAACTCTACTAGCTGTATATGCTAACTGGGGTTTTGCGAGAATAAAAGGCTGCGGCTGGGGATGGGCAGGTGTGATCTGGATTTATAGTGTGGTCTTCTACATTCCACTAGACTTCATCAAATTCGCTATCCGTTATATCTTAAGTGGGAATGCTTGGAAGAACTTGTATGAAAACAAG ACTGCTTTTACGACTAAAAAAGATTATGGGAAAGAGGAGAGAGAAGCTCAATGGGCTCTGGCTCAGAGAACTTTACATGGACTACAACCACAAGAAGCCACTAATGTATCCAATGAGAAGAACAATTACAGAGAACTGTCCGAGATCGCAGAACAAGCGAAAAGGAGAGCCGAGATTGCAAG GCTTCGGGAGCTGCATACTTTGAAGGGCCATGTCGACTCAGTCGTGAAGCTTAAGGGGCTCGACATCGAAACCATCCAACAGCACTATACCGTCTAA